In the Colius striatus isolate bColStr4 chromosome 3, bColStr4.1.hap1, whole genome shotgun sequence genome, AAGGGGAGAATGAACCTGTAGATTTAGCAGTAATGGGTAATGCTTCCATGGAAatactttggttttgtttaggtCTATGCAAATCTCACTGGTTTCTGAGAAATATCTGAATTCAAAAAAGACGATCAGCTTACATGAGAAAGATGTATTTTGATTACAGTTCACACTTTCCTGATACACAATCTTTACATTATCGTTCTGGGTTAAGCTCATATTATTGAATTAATGGACACAAATGCATAATGAAATTGCAAAGATCTCACTTCCTTAGGAAACCAGAACAAAAGCAGCTTAGCCCTTGAAAGTTGCTGGGGGGGATTCTAAATAACAAACATTTAATATGGGATGCTTTTGGGTAGCTGTTTCATTCCATGAACTGGGTTTGTGGTTCAGACAGTTTACCTTCTACATGTTCATGTGACAAAGGAACCAACTTTTCTCCTAGTCTGCTTGATATTTTGGCTGCAAGGAAGGATCCTCATGGGCTTTCTGGTGACATTTTGATCAATGGAGCTCCTCAACCTGCCAACTTTAAATGCACCTCTGGATATGTAGTACAGGTAAGTAATTTTTATCACTCTATAGATTTCACTGGCCCCTTCCAACTGCAGTTGTTGCTGCAGTGTTGCAGGTATCTTGCTTTTGATGTTGAAATGTCAAAAGAATGATGACAACTTTGTTAGGAATACTGAAGGAACGATTAAGCTTGAAACAATCTGTTATTGTATATGCATGTCAAAAGCAGAAACCTAGGTGGATTAATGGGAAGTAGAGTCAAGAAACTGCGACTAATTGCCTCTAGTGTCTGCCAAACTATGAAGAAACTAGGTACAGGGCAATTATAGCTGGGGGAGATGGTGACCCCTGACTCATGGACCACTGACTCCAATTACatctcagaataaaaaaaagatggCAGAGAAGGTGAAGTGGGCATGCGTGTTAACTGATATGCTAGGCAAAGGAATTTAGACTAATTATTTAGTGGAATATTAATGCATATGTATCAAAGTATTGAATATGTAGACATTGTGTGTAAAAATAATCAGTTTTGGGACCAGGCAGTGCTGTCTTGGGATAGGTACATTCATCTAATACAAGAAGATACCTCCATCCTTTGTGTGAATTGGTGTCTGTCACATTGGTGATGAACCCCCAACTTTGGAGACAATGATCCAAGAATCAAGGCTGATGCAGTACCAAGTCTCTGCATGTCCACTCTTGCTGGGAAAGAGACTATGCTTTGTATTTGAGTCTCTTTCCTTAATTCTGTACAGTCAATGACAGTAGATGCTTTGgattcctccttcttctctaTTTGGGTGAACAGCTGTAGGCTACCAATATGGATGAAGTATTTTCTAAGTAATTTTCTGGTAATATACATCTTGTACCTCTGCCTCCTCAGGGACAATGTCACTAAGTCCCATTCTGAGAAAACCTTTGTCCTGCCAGGGTGGGGAGAAAGACATGTAAAGGACAAAAGAAGGCAAACCACATCCCTCTCTTcatttctctcccctctccgctACTTGTGCCCAGCAGCATGCTTGTGGTTTATCAACACCTGAAGAGGTGCATCTATGAAAACCCCTTATAAAAGTACAGTCAGCACATTACAGAAAAGTAGTCTCTCAAAACATACACAACTGTCTGAACATCCTACATCTGAGAGATTCCTTTTGCAAGAGATAAGCAGCTGATATCTAAAATACCTACCCTCATTGCTTCTCTGCTGAAACAAGCTTGGAAAACCTTCACCCTACCACACATGGACCCAGCTTCTCTTCTCCTTGCTTCTCCTTGCTTTTACCTGCAGTAGGCTGAGGCTACAGAGATAGCAACCTGAGCTGTAATTGCTCCTTAGGTCCTTTTAGCCCTTCAGTATCTAAAAACTGAGTAACGTAAGACTACATGAGGGATAATTTTGAATACCTTTATGTATTTTGATAGAATGCATGATGGAAGATGTTCCTATATTACGTTGCTTTATGAGTAATGGCAAATATAATTATGTGCATGAAATAAACTTTCTGCTATGACACAGGCATTCAAGTTGCATCTTACTGCATGTTGTAGCAGTTGCTAGTGTCCCTCTGCATGCTAGAATAGCATCAAACTCAGGTAGATGCAGTTCTCAGAGGTATATTTGATAACTTGATAAGTGACAATAAAGtatctgcttctttctttatgGAGGATGATGTAGTGATGGGAACCTTGACTGTAAGAGAAAATTTGAAGTTCTCAGCAGCACTCCGTTTGCCAAAGTCAGTGAcggaacaggaaaaaaatgaacgTGTGAATCAGATCATCAAGGAGCTGGGTTTGAGCAAAGTGGCAGATTCCAAGGTAAGGCATGTAAATGTCATGCTTAAATCATGAGCAAATATtaagtgatttgttttcttaaccAAATGTCTCAGcatatcagatttttttttaaagagtaaaatTAACAGACTATTTCAGTAACACAATAATTAATAACATTTCTGTATGGTGATCTCTACAGACTGTGCTGATATTGCCATACGCTGTGACTTtgtgggggtgggggaggggaaaggtaGTCTggttggagaaaaaaagaataccTCAGGTAGTACTAATGTTAAGAAACAGCCTATGTATGAAGTAACATTTATATCTGTACCTGAGAGCAGGGTAAAAAATTTACAGCTCTCCCCAAATGCTGCCAACAGAATCAGTAGGATACTTGTTTGCTCAAGTATTTGTTATCAGGTCAAGTGGGTCAAGTTTCTTGTTTTGTGGCAGGTTGGCACCCAGTTCACCCGTGGAGTGTCCGGAGGTGAGCGGAAAAGGACCAATATTGGAATGGAGCTCATCACAGATCCTGCTATCTTGTTTTTGGATGAGCCAACCACGGGACTCGATGCCAGCACTGCTAATGCTGTCCTACTGCTACTGAAAAGGTGATGGCCTTGGAAACAGCTTGATGTTTTCACCAGCTACATTTCCATTGAATCTGacttaaattacagattgaatGAGCAAACAGTGGAGTCAGATATGTAATTGCCAATGAGACAAGGCTGCAATGGCAGTATGAAAAAGGCTGTATGCATTCTCTCACTCTAAAGCAGTTGCTCCCAGCAATACACAAAGTACCTTGCATAAAGCATGTGCATACCAGGAGGGCAGTTTGTCCATGATAGCTATCAAAGACCTGAGCCAGAAAAGTGATAAAAATCACTGGTGAGTGATAAAAATCTGGTAAGGTGACTGATAGTTGGCACACAGGTAGTGGTATCCCCATCACAAAATCTCAGGCCTGTCTTTGGGAAAACAACCACAACACACTGTCTATTTGTACATTTTGCATCGTTGTGTATTTACTACAAGCAAATAGGACTTAAACACCTTTCTCTAGAGCTTTCTGTTTGCATCAAAATAATTCCAGGACCTTCCTCTCAAACACCATTCCCAGTTAGAGGgaccttttttcctcctcacacagacaCTATAAATAtgaactattttttcttttttctttttttttcctttccactctCCTCTCAGGCATGCCAAGTTAATCAAACTTAATCAAGGCTTAACTGAACTTGCAAACTGTTTTATCTAAATGCTGAATCGACTTGCAAAGCTAATATCTCTCTCGTTCTTCATATTCAGGATGGCAAGACAAGGGAAAACAATAATCTTCTCCATTCACCAGCCTCGGTACTCCATATTCCGCCTGTTTGACAGCATGACGCTGCTGGCTGTAGGGAGAGTGCTGTACCATGGGCCCGCTCAGCGTGCCATTGAGTACTTCCAGTCCATTGGTGAGCACAGCTTGCAGCAGGGCCAGCTGCTGCAACTGCTTTAGTTTGTACTAACTTGAATAAAATGCCAATAATGCATAGATCAGAGTTGGACATAGATCAGACTGGACAGTGCGTATTAGCAAGCTCGGGATTTTAACAGGTGCTTCTCTTGGCACTTCACCTCTTGACCCATATGTGGGTTTGGATGATAAGGCTGACCAACAGTTCTTGGGTACATCTCAGTTAGACAAAGCCCAGGCTAGAGTGAAGGAAGGCACATTGCTAGTTGTCCCCTTGCTTTTACTGACAGAATTGTCCAGCAGTGCTGTTCAGCTCTTAGGTAAACACAGGCCTTTCGAAGCCTGCGGTGCTAATGAGGCAGACTGCTCGATGGACACAATGACATGGCTGTGTTTGTGATGGCTGTGACCAGCTTCTGCTGGTCACACAACCGCTGCTCAGGGCTTGTAATGCTGTCCCCGCAGGCTACCAGTGCGAGCCATACAACAACCCTGCCGACTTTTTCCTGGACATCATTAATGGAGACTCCACTGCGGTGGCAATGAGCAAGATTGATGAAGATAACACAGGTATGAAGCCCAGAGTTGAGGGAAAATATCACAATGTCTGTTTTGCTAGAAAGTGTCCAGCATAAGACAGAAAAATTGCTTGTGGATGTGAAACAATCAATAACTGTTGTACAAGCATGCAGTTATTGGTATGCACGAGAATATTATGTACTGCCGATCCACGttgctttaaaggaaaaaaacccaaccccacaCTGTTCCTAAATCCTTTTGCCTATACATGGAAAATAATTAGCATAATTTGATATAACTACAAAATTCACATACAGCCTTAATATGTAAAAAATAGTCTAGGCAAGAATAGTTTGCCTCTCATAAATAGGTATTTAGTAATTTATCATTGTTATCCATTTCTTCATAAATGGACCTGTCTACTTCTATGTCACACTCAAATTAAGAGATATTAAAAGTGAAAGAATATTTTCCCATGTTGAATATATGAAACTGTTTTGTTACCTTTCAACACAGAGAAAGAGCTTCTTTCATCCTCAAGGCAAACCAACTGAggtcctgcagaagcagagactATAAACCAAGGCAGCTGTTCCAGTTAGGAACAAAATCTGAggcagttttttttttttaaatttttttaccTAATGGAACAGTTTACCTTCCTCTCAGTAAAGTGGGAAGAGGAGATAGATATAGGACACCAGTGTTCTCCTGATGCTTCCCTTCAGGTTGTGGTAAGGCAGAAATTATCCCCAAACTAACAAACCAAATCTCACCTACATTCATCCTCTCTGTTGCTATTCATTAATAGCACACTCTCTTTTCACATGaatgaaaagggaaatgaaataACGAATATATTGTGTGTTCAAACACACAGCTTCACTGTATCTTTACCAAAGAAGCAactagcattttttaaaaatgctgtgtTCAGAGTCTGACTAATATTATATCTGGCAACAAATGTATTCATCATTGTAAAACCACACACAAGACTACAGCTGAGGTAAAAAATAGGAGCTTCAGCTGAAATTTCTTTATGACAGACTGGAAAGTTTGACTGAAGGAGACACAAATAGGGTTCCCTGGATGGAAAGGTCTGTGAGATATAGAATTACCTCATTAGATCTTGCAAAACCGATCACTTATGGAAACCAGGGGAGTGGGAAGGATCACTTTTTGATCACAAGTCAGATTGCTGCCAGTTTCAAACGCCAAGGGTTTGAAACTGACAAGGGTGACAAGGGTGACAAGGGTTCACCTAGTCAATCTGCTGTGAATCTGCTACATGTGGGACAGGTTGCACAGACAAAcacagatttggttttatttatgcCAGCTCTTTGAATTGCAACGCTATGAAGATAAGTACAACGAATCACTGGAGCTAAACGTGCATATGAATTCTTCTGCTTTGTTAGTAACTCTCCCACACCAACAACAACTTTCCCGTATTAACTCCTCAACAATCTTGCCATTCCTTACAGAAAcagttgtatttctttttaatctcttcAGCAGAGAGCACTGAAGAAATCACTGAATATGATAAAACCTTGTCTGAGAAGTTAGCAGAAAAATACTCCGACTCTGCCTACTaccaagaaacaaaagcagtattAGAGAAGATGTCtttgggaaataaaaagaaaacaaaagcggTTTTCCGACAAATCACGTATACCAATTCCTTTCTTCATCAGCTGAAGTGGGTGTCCAGGCGCACGTTTAAAAATCTGATAGGAAACCCTCAAGCATCCATAGCTCAGGTAATGTTATATCTGCCTATCCTTTTGGGATATACATTGAATTTATTTCCCACCAGGGAAAGTTAACAGACTGCACTTGCATATTTAATTAAAGATCAGCACACAGTAAAGTGTTGGCAGTTGGCTCAAGTGTAAAAATGTTTCCACAGTCTGGTAATGTGCATGCTGTTTGGTCATTTGACTGTTCAATGATGtaatctaccttgacttcagcaaggcttttgacacagtctcccatagAGAAAGCTCAACCAGTGtagattggatgagtggacagtgaggtggatcaagaactggctgaatcacagagcccagagggtggtgatgaatggcacagaatcgagttggaggcctgtggccagtggagttccacagggatcggtatTGGGGcaagtcttgttcaacatcttcatcaacaacctggatgaggggacagagtgtactctcagcaagttcactgacgacaccaaactgggaggactggctgattccccagaaggctatGCAATCGGCAACTGGCAATTCAGCAGGAtatcaaccggcttgagagttgtgcagagaggttcatgaggttcaacaaggacaagtgcagagtcctgcatctagaaaggaacaaccccatgcagcagcacaggctggggattgacctgctggagagcagctctgcagagagagacctgggagtcctggttgataataaactaaacatgagccagcaatgtgcccttgtggccaaggcggccaatggcatcctgggatgcatcaagaagagtgtggccagcaggtcaagggaggttcttctccccctctactctgccctggtgaggcctcatctggagtactgtgtccagttctgggctcctcagctcaagagggacagagaacttctggagagagtccagtgcagagacaccaagatgatcaggggactggaacatttttcatatgaggaaagtctgcgggaactggggctgtttagtctggagaagaggagactgaggggggattttattaatatctacaaatatctaaatgatgggtgtcaggaggttgggacatcccttttttctatagtagctaacaacaggacaagggataatgggatgaagctggaacacaaaaagttccagcttcacaataagaaaaaactattcttATATTCTTcacaataagaaaaaactatttcactgtgagggtgacggagcagtggcacaggctgcccagagggattgtggagtctccttccttggaggtcttcaagacccgtctggacatgttcctatgtgacctgatctaggaggacctgcttctgcagggggttggactagatgatctctaaaggtcccttccaaccctactattctatgattctatgaatgatgATGTCCTCCAGAGATGTGATTAAGACCACAATAGGGTCTAACACCTGCCATGGAAGATGAGCATGTTCTACATGACTGACCCTGTTAAGTGTTGCTTTTTCAGAGGCATCAACAGCAAAACTGTTGATTTCTTCAAAGCTGCACATCTGCCTTCAAAAATAAAGAATGCCTGACTGACCGCTCTGGAATGACTAATCCTCAGGAATTCCCAAATTCATGAGCCAAATTCTGCAGTCCCAGCACAAGGAAAACTCCAAAACAATAGAAAAACTGGTCCTGAGCCAGTGATATAAATTATCTTCATTGTGGTTTACATAATGAGTGAATGAATAGCCAGCGTGATGGGGAAATGAGTCCAGAATCCCAAGGTTAAAAGGCTttgagtatgtgtgtgtgtctgtacgTTGATACCATGGAGATCCTTAATAATTGCTTTGTAAGAGCTTGACCTTGTGACAAGAATTACACTCTCAAGGATCTCCAGTACCCCAAGGTTAATGGTCCTGACTTGTTTCTCACAATCTTTTCTATCTCCCTAGCCTCATTAGGGATGGATTTTGCAAACATTCTTTGAGAAGCACACGCCTCATTAGGCCCTTTTTTCATTAATCTGCTCCAAATTGGTCCTGATATGATCCCTGTTTTCCACTGCAATTGGCTTAAGAGCTGAATTATCCCTGACATTTGCTCCTTTTGGCAGGATCTTAGCGATAGGTTTATAGTATTAAGACTTCTGCATTGCTCACacttaaaaatgacaaaactgCCTGATACCAGTTTTGCAGTCCAGTTTTGCTGTTGTCATTTGCatttagcattaaaaaaagtgGGATATACACACTTCAGTATTTTAACTGATATCCTGGAGGCAGGCATCTTTGCTATTTAAATTGTATTCCACCTATAGTCTGATTGTAGTGTATTGCTCATGTTAAAAACAATCCCATAAATAAGATGTGTGAAAGAGCCCAAGAATTACACGATGAAGAGCAGGAAAATAAACTGTCAGTCCCAACTTGGAAATCAGGAAAGACTGTTTTTGGTTATTGGTTGCCAAGCTAAAGTGGCATTGATATGTCACCAGGGAAAGCCCTGTAGTAGATCTGCACTGAAGAGCCGTGGTCAGCCCTAGCATTGTAGTTACTCTTGTCAGTGACAGTGGATGTCCCGAGAAGGATGGGGGGTGTAGAGTATTAGAAGGGACAGAGAGTGACATTGCAATACATTAACTAAGTAAATTACAACATCCAAGTATAGCTGAAACAGTAGTAGGGGAAAGGAGCTTGCCTGATGTGCATGCAAAGATCCCTCTTTCAAAGCTGCCCCAAggagcccctgctcctgcctttgCTGGTACCAGTACCATCTCAGCACTCCCAGAGCAGTTCCCTCAGATCACAGATCAAGCCTGGCAAGAGGTGAGGAAAAAGCTGTGATGTTGCTGCATGGAAGTGCCTCCTGCTGGTGCCACCACGGAAGagtgagcagcagctgaagctcCTGTAGTGTCTCTCCTTTCTAGTCATGCTGGTGCACTGCCCACCTGAGGCAGCAGTGGCTGGCTGCCACTGAGGGCTAGTAGCCTGGGGCACCTCTCACAAACATCTCTTGAAGGACACCCTAGTGCAAGACTACAAGCACTGTCATGCTGCAGGTTGCTAATTGCCCCATTGACCCATTTCCCAGCTGGGATAGCTCTTCTCCTTTCTGAAAAAGCTTCTTGTTCATCTACACTCACCcactatgtattttaaaaaaaacctgtggaTGCTTTGGAAGCCATGAGAATAatgctcttcctcttctcttttttacttCTAGGTGTGTGTTACAGTTCTCCTGGGACTGGTTGTCGGTGCCATTTTCTTTGGACTTGAAGAGAATGAAGCTGGACTACAGAATAGGTTAGTTATTTAGCTAATGGATATCCAAACACTTAATAAACCTTCCTTATCATTATGATAGGTTAACAAACAGCTTGGAGGCTGAGAAGGAACTCACATGCTCTTTATGAAATATATCTGCCTCTTTAAAGCAAATGCTTCCCTTCACATCAGTGGGTAAGGTCAAGCCTACGTTAAGTGTCTTTGAAGTGAGGATGTTGTTCTGCCTCCAGGAAGGTCCCTGCAGAACTGAGAGGGGGTTACAGTTCTGCCCTGCCATGCTGTAACCTGAACAATCTGTCCAAATGAAGTGAGTAATGCTGCTTCTATAGAATTACATTTTTCAATGCcagtcagtttgctgaaaaTGCTGAACAGCAGACACCCTATTAAAAAGGCTTAATTCAGCATGGCAGCACTTTAACTTCTTTTCTGCAAAGATTTCCTCAAGATGAAATGActgaatattaaaatatatagaCT is a window encoding:
- the ABCG2 gene encoding broad substrate specificity ATP-binding cassette transporter ABCG2 isoform X2, which produces MAEGQPHLCIQMSDSNTNGIPSRKQSSRDSASSGGSVLTFHNICYHVKIKTGFLCCKKTAKKEVLRDVNGIMRPGLNAILGPTGSGKSSLLDILAARKDPHGLSGDILINGAPQPANFKCTSGYVVQDDVVMGTLTVRENLKFSAALRLPKSVTEQEKNERVNQIIKELGLSKVADSKVGTQFTRGVSGGERKRTNIGMELITDPAILFLDEPTTGLDASTANAVLLLLKRMARQGKTIIFSIHQPRYSIFRLFDSMTLLAVGRVLYHGPAQRAIEYFQSIGYQCEPYNNPADFFLDIINGDSTAVAMSKIDEDNTESTEEITEYDKTLSEKLAEKYSDSAYYQETKAVLEKMSLGNKKKTKAVFRQITYTNSFLHQLKWVSRRTFKNLIGNPQASIAQVCVTVLLGLVVGAIFFGLEENEAGLQNRVGAMFFLTTNQCFSSISAIELFVVEKKIFTHEYISGYYRTSVYFISKLMADLLPMRTLPSIIFTCIIYFMLGLKPTTGAFFTMMFTLMMVSYTATSMALAIAAGQSVVAVANLLMTITFVFMIIFSGLLVNLTSVISWLSWLKYFSIPRYGMTALEINELSGLNFCSSSDNTTLSGKDNYQKAAQMLCTGDAYLRSQGIDPTSWGLWQNHLALACMIIIFLIIAYLKLRLMKKFT
- the ABCG2 gene encoding broad substrate specificity ATP-binding cassette transporter ABCG2 isoform X1, encoding MAEGQPHLCIQMSDSNTNGIPSRKQSSRDSASSGGSVLTFHNICYHVKIKTGFLCCKKTAKKEVLRDVNGIMRPGLNAILGPTGSGKSSLLDILAARKDPHGLSGDILINGAPQPANFKCTSGYVVQDDVVMGTLTVRENLKFSAALRLPKSVTEQEKNERVNQIIKELGLSKVADSKVGTQFTRGVSGGERKRTNIGMELITDPAILFLDEPTTGLDASTANAVLLLLKRMARQGKTIIFSIHQPRYSIFRLFDSMTLLAVGRVLYHGPAQRAIEYFQSIGYQCEPYNNPADFFLDIINGDSTAVAMSKIDEDNTAESTEEITEYDKTLSEKLAEKYSDSAYYQETKAVLEKMSLGNKKKTKAVFRQITYTNSFLHQLKWVSRRTFKNLIGNPQASIAQVCVTVLLGLVVGAIFFGLEENEAGLQNRVGAMFFLTTNQCFSSISAIELFVVEKKIFTHEYISGYYRTSVYFISKLMADLLPMRTLPSIIFTCIIYFMLGLKPTTGAFFTMMFTLMMVSYTATSMALAIAAGQSVVAVANLLMTITFVFMIIFSGLLVNLTSVISWLSWLKYFSIPRYGMTALEINELSGLNFCSSSDNTTLSGKDNYQKAAQMLCTGDAYLRSQGIDPTSWGLWQNHLALACMIIIFLIIAYLKLRLMKKFT